In Brevundimonas sp. SGAir0440, one DNA window encodes the following:
- a CDS encoding RcnB family protein — protein MKRLLVAFTAIAAVAGPLAVPMQALAQEQEQAQQERPQREGRARGMNRPERPQMGREDGPREPRPERPSRPANDTPRFERPSGGERPNAGGQRPDRPEGGWNRPDRPNTGGQRPDRPEGGWNRPDRPNAGGQRPDRPEGGWNRPDRPNTGGQRPDRPEGGWNRPDRPSTGGQRPDRPEGGWNRPDRPNTGGQRPDRPEGGWNRPDRPDRPNAGGQRPDRPGNGWNRPDRPGSGWNNGRDRDRQHREFRQRFNGDQWRRDFYRNHRSDWWRNDRRFRGYNGVRVGFYFAPGWGYYSVPRSYWGRSWSVGQYLPDVFWRYQLNDWRTYGLGYPPEGTRWVSVDNTLYLIDEYDGYIIDVIRDAWRW, from the coding sequence ATGAAACGCCTCCTGGTGGCTTTCACCGCCATCGCCGCCGTCGCCGGCCCGCTTGCAGTCCCGATGCAGGCCCTCGCCCAGGAACAGGAACAGGCTCAGCAGGAACGGCCGCAGCGCGAAGGGCGCGCCCGCGGCATGAACCGGCCCGAACGTCCGCAGATGGGTCGTGAGGACGGACCGCGCGAGCCTCGCCCCGAACGTCCCAGTCGCCCCGCAAACGATACGCCCCGTTTCGAGCGCCCGTCGGGTGGCGAACGTCCGAATGCGGGCGGCCAGCGTCCGGATCGTCCCGAAGGCGGTTGGAACCGGCCCGATCGCCCGAACACCGGCGGCCAGCGTCCCGACCGGCCCGAAGGCGGCTGGAACCGCCCTGATCGCCCCAACGCCGGCGGCCAGCGTCCCGACCGGCCCGAAGGCGGCTGGAACCGCCCTGATCGCCCCAACACCGGCGGCCAGCGTCCCGACCGGCCCGAGGGCGGCTGGAACCGCCCTGATCGCCCCAGCACAGGCGGCCAACGTCCCGACCGGCCCGAGGGCGGCTGGAACCGCCCTGATCGCCCGAACACCGGCGGCCAACGTCCAGATCGCCCCGAAGGCGGCTGGAACCGGCCTGATCGGCCCGATCGCCCAAATGCCGGCGGTCAACGCCCCGACCGTCCTGGAAACGGCTGGAACCGTCCCGACCGTCCGGGCTCGGGCTGGAACAACGGTCGTGACCGCGACCGTCAGCACCGGGAGTTCCGCCAGCGCTTCAACGGCGATCAGTGGCGGCGCGACTTCTATCGCAACCACCGCTCGGACTGGTGGCGCAACGATCGGCGCTTCAGGGGTTACAACGGGGTGCGCGTCGGCTTCTACTTCGCGCCGGGCTGGGGCTACTACAGCGTGCCGCGCTCCTACTGGGGTCGGTCGTGGTCGGTCGGCCAGTATCTGCCGGACGTCTTCTGGCGCTACCAGCTGAACGACTGGCGCACCTACGGCCTGGGCTATCCGCCGGAGGGCACACGCTGGGTCTCGGTCGACAACACCCTGTATCTGATCGACGAATACGATGGCTATATTATCGACGTCATCCGCGACGCCTGGCGCTGGTAG
- the gatB gene encoding Asp-tRNA(Asn)/Glu-tRNA(Gln) amidotransferase subunit GatB yields MSDNIKTIKGRTGDWEIVMGLEIHAQVASKAKLFSGAAVGFGAGPNEQVSLVDAGFPGMLPTLNKHCVEQAVKTGLGLRAQINRRSQFDRKNYFYPDLPTGYQISQLYYPIVGEGVVEVEAEDGSFFNVGIERLHLEQDAGKLIHDLSPTESYVDLNRAGTALMEIVSRPDLRTPDEAVAYVKKIRTILIYLGTCDGDMEKGNLRADVNVSVCRAGNYDKFKETGDFSYLGMRCEIKNVNSFRFISQAIQYEARRQIEILEDGGSITQETRLYDPTAGETRSMRSKEEAQDYRYFPDPDLLPLDLEEAWIAEIKASLPELPDDKRKRLMADYGLSQYDAIVLISEQAKADYFEAAAKGRDAKLVSNWVTNEVSARLAAEGKDFSQNPLPAAHVAQLVELIETNVISSKIAKEVFDHVWNGEGSPAEVVEKHGLKQVTDTGAIEKAVDEIIAANPDKAAAVAEKPQAIGWFVGQVMKATGGKANPAAVNDILKAKLGL; encoded by the coding sequence ATGAGCGACAATATCAAGACCATCAAAGGCCGCACCGGCGATTGGGAGATCGTCATGGGCCTGGAAATCCACGCCCAGGTGGCGTCGAAGGCCAAGCTGTTCTCCGGCGCCGCCGTCGGCTTCGGCGCGGGACCGAACGAGCAGGTGTCGCTGGTCGATGCGGGCTTTCCCGGCATGCTGCCGACGCTGAACAAACACTGCGTCGAACAGGCGGTGAAGACGGGCCTGGGACTGCGCGCGCAGATCAATCGCCGCAGCCAGTTCGACCGCAAGAACTACTTCTATCCCGACCTGCCGACCGGCTATCAGATCAGCCAGCTCTATTATCCCATCGTGGGTGAAGGCGTGGTCGAGGTGGAGGCCGAGGACGGCAGCTTCTTCAACGTCGGCATCGAGCGGCTGCACCTGGAGCAGGATGCGGGCAAGCTGATCCACGACCTGTCGCCGACCGAAAGCTACGTCGACCTGAACCGGGCCGGCACGGCGCTGATGGAGATCGTCTCGCGTCCCGACCTGCGCACGCCGGACGAGGCGGTGGCCTATGTGAAGAAGATCAGGACCATCCTGATCTATCTAGGCACCTGCGACGGCGACATGGAGAAGGGCAATCTGCGGGCCGATGTGAACGTGTCGGTCTGCCGGGCCGGCAACTACGACAAGTTCAAGGAGACGGGCGACTTCAGCTATCTGGGGATGCGCTGCGAGATCAAGAACGTCAACAGCTTCCGCTTCATTTCTCAGGCGATCCAGTATGAGGCGCGCCGCCAGATCGAAATTCTGGAGGACGGCGGTTCGATCACTCAGGAGACGCGCCTGTACGACCCGACGGCCGGCGAAACGCGCTCGATGCGGTCCAAGGAAGAGGCGCAGGACTATCGCTACTTCCCCGATCCCGACCTGCTGCCGCTGGATCTGGAAGAGGCCTGGATCGCCGAGATCAAGGCGTCGCTGCCCGAGTTGCCGGACGACAAGCGCAAGCGCCTGATGGCGGACTATGGCCTGTCGCAATACGACGCCATCGTACTGATCTCGGAACAGGCGAAGGCCGACTATTTCGAAGCCGCGGCCAAGGGTCGGGACGCCAAACTGGTGTCCAACTGGGTCACCAACGAGGTTTCGGCGCGCCTGGCGGCCGAGGGCAAGGACTTCAGCCAGAACCCGCTGCCGGCGGCGCACGTCGCGCAGCTGGTGGAGTTGATCGAGACGAACGTCATCTCGTCCAAGATCGCCAAGGAGGTGTTCGATCACGTCTGGAACGGCGAAGGTTCGCCGGCCGAGGTGGTCGAGAAGCACGGCTTGAAACAGGTCACGGACACCGGCGCCATCGAAAAGGCCGTGGACGAAATCATCGCCGCCAATCCGGACAAGGCGGCGGCCGTGGCTGAAAAGCCCCAGGCCATCGGCTGGTTCGTCGGTCAGGTCATGAAGGCCACGGGCGGCAAGGCCAATCCGGCGGCGGTCAACGACATCCTGAAGGCCAAGCTGGGCCTGTAA